One genomic window of Solanum dulcamara chromosome 12, daSolDulc1.2, whole genome shotgun sequence includes the following:
- the LOC129875682 gene encoding uncharacterized protein LOC129875682, protein MDIHYLPNCPVFVFDGKNNFESWHQQMNNFFNAIGLWSFIDNEFVESPEDITLTGETVKQLEKNTQLDYRTRFYLNRKVELHVYNKSLHAKTTKEGWTHRGSTDVRKVKLQELRRQYELAQMKSTDSVKEFLTRVINIVNNMRTNGEALDQAEVVEKVLRSLSTKFHTKKTVLEATKVLNTLTFDDLEGELVTYEMSLNQQRTETIDEVLQAKETQPNRREEISNLAETNQRDQNFRGRGQGSRGNFRAHCRGIEENKGIEWFIDSDCSNHMSENKKLFIDLDESFRATVRLGDLEDEFLSNDSSLVGFTDSDWAGDMMGRKSTFGYSFYLGFGIFSWSSKKQQVVALSTTEEEYMTAAIVLHKHYG, encoded by the exons atggATATTCACTATTTACCCAATTGTCCTGTTTTTGTGTTTGATggcaaaaataattttgagagTTGGCATCAAcaaatgaataattttttcaatGCGATTGGATTATGGTCCTTTATTGATAATGAATTCGTGGAATCTCCAGAAGACATAACATTAACTGGTGAAACAGTTAAACAATTGGAGAAAAATACACAATTAGATTATAGGACACGTTTTTACCTTAATAGGAAGGTCGAATTGCATGTATATAATAAATCTTTACATGCTAAGACAACAAAGGAGGGTTGGACACATCGAGGTTCCACAGATGTAAGAAAAGTCAAATTGCAAGAGCTTAGAAGACAATACGAGTTAGCCCAAATGAAATCAACAGATTCCGTCAAAGAATTTTTGACAAGAGTTATTAATATTGTCAACAATATGAGAACTAATGGAGAAGCATTAGACCAAGCTGAAGTTGTTGAAAAAGTATTGCGATCCTTGAGTACAAAATTTCACACCAAGAAGACGGTCCTAGAGGCCACCAAAGTTCTCAACACTTTGACATTTGATGATTTAGAAGGTGAATTGGTGACATACGAGATGTCTCTTAATCAACAGAGGACAGAAACAATTGATGAAGTGTTGCAAGCAAAGGAGACTCAACCTAATCGAAGAGAAGAGATATCAAACTTGGCTGAGACAAATCAAAGAGATCAGAATTTCAGAGGTAGAGGACAAGGGAGTAGAGGTAACTTTCGAGCTCATTGTAGAG gaattgaagaaaataaaggGATTGAATGGTTCATTGACTCTGATTGTAGCAATCATATGTCtgaaaataagaaattatttaTTGATCTAGATGAATCATTTAGAGCTACTGTAAGACTTGGTGATCTAGAAGATGAATTTCTG AGTAATGATAGTAGTCTTGTTGGATTCACTGATAGTGATTGGGCAGGTGATATGATGGGACGAAAAAGTACTTTTGGCTATTCATTTTATTTGGGATTTGGCATATTTTCTTGGTCTTCAAAGAAGCAACAAGTTGTTGCTTTGTCAACTACCGAAGAAGAGTATATGACTGCAGCAATAGTTCTACACAAGCATTATGGTTAA